The genomic region GCGGTCAAAACACTTTCGGTTTTTAGTGACCGAGCACGATATAAAAATCCTCAATGCATTGAATGAGCGCGAGCCAACCTCTGTTTTTTTGAGTGAGCGGAGTTCATCGTCTGTATATATATCAACGCTTTCTCATGTTGGTGCGAATGAAGAGTCGGCATTGCCTAGTGATTTCGTGTTCCCAGAAGGAAGAGCAAACGATGTGGGATTAGTAGTTCGGCTAGTCGGAGTCGGTAGTCCTAGTGCAAGTAATGCGGATGAGCTGCGAGCGCTTCTCGAAAGTTTTGAGCTAGTTGATCTGTGTGACTCGCTACTGAACAGCAACAGCTTTTCGCATCTGCTAATAGGTGACGAAGAGTCTTGGTCATTTTTCTGTATTTTTGGGGAGATTAATGATCGTAAAGTCATTAACTATACAACATTACGGCTTCCGAGCGAAAAACAACGTTTGCCAGACAGTAGCTCTTCTCTTTCTAGTAAGACAGTGGGCCTTGTTGGATGCGGTTCTATCGGATCAAAAGTTGCTACTAGCCTTTGCCGGTCTGGTGTAGGCAGTTTCTTCTTTATTGATGAAGATATTTTTTTCCCCGGCAACGTCATTCGCAACGAACTAGACCTTAACGATACAGGAGCTCACAAAGCCCACGCCTTGCGTGACCGACTACTCAGAATTAATCCACACATGGACATCAAGGCCTTTCGATTGTCCCTCGGTGGTCAAGAAAGCGCAAACTCGATGGCTGGAGCCCTCGAGTCACTTGGTGAATGCGATCTCCTGATAGATGCTACAGCTGAACCAAAGGCATTTAATATGATCGCCTCTGTATCAACACGCCAAAAAAAACCAATGATTTGGGTGGAGGTATTTGCTGGCGGTATTGGGGGGATCGTTGCTCGCGCTCGACCAGATATAGATCCCGTCCCATTGGTGGCACGATCTCAAATTGAGGCCTGGTGCCATGACCAAGATGTGGATTGGATCCGACCAGAAGAGGTAGGTCGTTACGATGGTCGAGATGGAGAAGGGGCTCCGTTAATTGCAGAAGATGCTGAAATTTCGATTATGGCAGGGCATGCGACTCGATTTGCATCCGATATTTTGGCTCGGCCAGAAGCCAGTGTTTTTCCTGTATCAGCCTATGTTGTCGGTTTCTCTTCGGAGTGGCTATTCAACGAACCTTTTGATACTCGCCCTATTGACCTCAGGCCCGATGGGGAATGGGGAGAGAGTGCTGATATGCTGGAGCCAGAAGCATTGGTTCAGCTCTTGAGAGAGCATCTTCCTTCTGAGGAGAGTTAGATGCAAATGCTGCTACCAAATGATGTTCTGCATAAAATGCGGCGCCATATGATACGCGCTGGTCGGCGTGAAATTGGCGGAATAATCATGGGCGAAGAGATTGGCGACCAGAAGTTTAGGATTGTAGATTTTTCTGTCGACTGCAAAAGTGGCTCCCATTCGAATTTTGTTCGTGATGCAGAACAGCATAACCAAGCTCTAGCGAAGTTCTTTGAAAAAACCGGGGCAGACTATCGCCGATACAACTATCTCGGTGAATGGCACACGCATCCAAGCTATGAAGTGCAGCCCAGTTTGCAGGATCTGAATGCGATGAAGGGTTTAGTCGACGGTTCAGGAGGTGTTGAGTTTGCAGTCCTTTTAATCGCTCGGTTGAAGTGGTGCTCGCAGCTTGAATTTAGTACAAGCCTTTTCGTTAGAGATCATGAGCCGACCCCGATAGGCTTGGTCCATGAGAAATGAATAGCCAGATATTAATTGGTGGTGAGTGATATATAAATGATCAAAAAGCTCTTTGAAAATTTTGTCCGCAAGGGAACAGACTGGCTATTTCGCGTTCATTCAATTGAAGCGATTATTTTAAAGTCGGCTTTTGGTGTGTTGTTAGCTGTTTTCGGTGTCCCACCATTTGTGGCATTTATCTTGCGTCTTATTCTGGGGGCTGTACCTGAAGAAATTTTGTCCGTACAAAAAACTTTCACTGATATCCACATCTTAATACTAGCAATCTGCTCTATTGCTATATTAATCGCGTTGGGCTTGATTGTTTATAGGGTTGTGAGCGATGCAAAAAACAACTTTAAGAAGAGAGTTGTAGTGGTTGAAGGTCGAGGACTTCGTGATGATGATGGTTCTCCACTTGATCAAGTAGTGAGAAAAAACACTAAAGGGCAAATTATCCCCGTTCTGCTTGACTTGCGGAATCGTCTGGATGGAAAAGTCATCGAGCCCGAACGCGCACTAAGTGAGATTTATAGTGTGCACCGAACGATCCTTCAGCACAAAAAAAGTGCCGAAAGGAGCAGCCTGAAAGTCTTTTATGGTGGTCTAACATCTGTTCCTTATACTTTTCTAACAGGTGTGCTTTTGGACGATGAGGGAGTGATTGATCTATATGACTGGGATCGAACGCGAGAAAACTGGCGTAAACTTGATGAAGAAGACGATGGAGCTGAATTTAGTGTAAATGGGGTCGAGAGGGTTATTCATGAAGAAGATGTGGTGATAGCACTTGCTTTCTCTTATGCAATTGACGACAAAAACTTAAAAAGTACATTTAATTATCCCACTGTGAGGCTTACTCTCGATGGCATGTCCTCAGACGCACATTGGTCTCGCGAAAAACAAAATCGCCTGGCACAGCAATTCTTTGAAGTTGTCAAGCAACTCAGTGAGCATGATGTAAAACGCATACATTTAGTTCTGGCAGCGCCAAACAGCGTGGTTTTCACATTTGGGCGTCGTTACGACAAACGTAACCTACCTGAACTGATTGTCTATCAGTATGAGCGTGGCAAAAAGCCAGCCTATCCTTGGGGTGTTTTGATGCCTGTTGCTGGCGTTGATAATGCTCAGATATGTTATATAGATAGATAAAAAGCTTAATTCGATTAGTCTTTTTGCTTAGCAACAAAAGTTTTTATAGACCAAGCATTACCAGTAAACATCGTTAGCTTCTCAAGCCACTTCATACAATAGGGCTGAGCTACTAGCTTATATATAAAACTGAAATAGGCCATCCTGGATCCTGTTGTTGATTACAAGGTATCCAGCTTCGGCAGATCTCTGACGATCGCCTGAGTCCTGAGGCTAGCCGTAACCTTCCGCAAAAATAGCTCAAGTGGGTAGCGAGCATTTCCTATGGTGTCGATTGAACCGTCCCGGCTTTACCGGAGACTCCATATCTTGAGAGGATGGAGTTATGAACTCACCAAAACGATATTCCCCAGAAGTCCGGGAGCGAGCTGTTCGATTAGTCCTTGAACAGCAAGGCGAATACCCGTCCAAGTGGGCGGCGATCTGCTCCATTGCCAGCAAGTTTGGCTGTACACCAGAGACCTTAAGAGCCTGGTGCAAACGCTCAGAACTCACGCAGGAAAACAGCTCGGCTAACCTGCCTGAAAATGAACGACTCAAGCAGCTAGAGCGTGAAAACGTCGAATTGAAGCGCGCCAATGAAATTCTCCGTAAGGCGGCTGCTTTTTTCGCCCAGGCGGAGCTCGACCGCAAACCCAATTGATGGTGTTATTTATCGACGAGCATCGTGCTCAGTTCGGGGTCGAGTCGATTTGTAGCCAGCTGCCAATCGCCCCATCGACGTATTACCACCACAAGGCACTTGAGACCGATCCTGAGCGGCGGGCAGATCGATATCGGCAGGATGCGTTTCTTACCGCTGAGATTCAGCGAGTGTGGGAAGAAAACTTCTGCGTCTACGGTGCTCGTAAGGTCTGGCGGCAACTTCGCCGTGAGGGCGTTAATGTTGCTCGTTGCACCGTAGAACGACTCATGCGACGCCTGGGAATTCGCGGCGTGGTGCGAGGCCAACGCCCCTTCACGACGATCAGTGATCCCGGCCAGAAACGAGCACCTGATTTAGTGAAACGTGACTTTACGGCCATGCGTCCTAATCAGCTTTGGGTGGCCGATTTTACGTATGTCGCTACCTGGTCTGGCTTCGTTTACGTTGCGTTCGTTATCGATGTTTATGCACGCTGTATCGTGGGTTGGCGTGTAGCAACGTCGATGAAAACGGGATTGGTACTGGACGCTCTGGAGCAAGCCCTGTGGGCACGAAAGCACAGGCAAGGGTTAATCCACCATAGTGATAGAGGAAGCCAATATCTCTCGATCCGCTACACAGAGCGTATGGCTGATGAGGGTATCGATGCCTCAGTCGGCACCACCGGTGACTCCTACGACAATGCGCTGGCCGAGACCATCATCGGCTTATTCAAAACGGAGGTGATTCACCATCGCGGACCATGGAAAGGGCGAGATGCCGTTGAGTATGCCACGCTGGAGTGGGTTGACTGGTTTAACAATCGCCGACTGCTGGAACCCATAGGAAACGTTCCACCAGCAGAACGAGAAAGGACGTATTATCGTCAATTGGAGGAGTCGGGTGAAGCTGCCTGACTCAAACAAACCGGTCTCCGGAATAACCGGGGCGGTTCAGATCGCTCAATCGTTGGTGTCATTGACGATGCCCGATTTCTTACCAGTGGTAATCGCCTGATGTTCCATGACCCACTCCAGTGCTAGCTTACCGTTCACGAAGTAGCTGTATGCTTCTTCAGGCATATTTTCGATGGTAATTTTATCGTTGTAGATAACCTTGGTTTCTTGGTGATGATGTTCCACTGTACAACTACTGTGCCCTTAGATATTTTAATAGTAAGCTAAATAAATATCAGAAAGGTGGGCGTAAAAATGGTGCGACTTTCTCTAATTTAGTGGATGGTAACAATCTAGGTATATAGCTAGCTATCAAGAAATTGGAGGAAGGATGCCTGCCCTTGTCCCAGAATTGGTGAATGCGGCAATTGATACCTCGGTATCTTCTAGTGATTTGTTGCGCCGGGCACTGGTCGTTGCACGGCGTTTAGCTGTGCCCGAACTGGTTGACTGGATCAGTAGTGAGTTGAACGGCTATTACTCTGAAGAGGTGCCTGACTATCGCCGTGTGAGGGGGCAGTTGATGGCCGAGAATCCAATCAATGGCCCGATCCCTTTTTTTGCGTCGCCAGAAATGGCTGAGTTGTTGACAGACTTCAAGGTGCGGCAGCCAGTACCTGAACTGATGCAGCTTATGCAAAGCACAACTGGTATTTACAGCCACTTCCCGGCCGATATCGAGCAAGCGCTGATGCAGATGATGCGTAAGACAAACGGTATGGCCATGCGCCCGGTGCTCAGGTTTTCCTCCGTACAGGTGCAGGGTGTCATCGAGAATGTTCGGAACCGGGTTCTTGAGTGGGCGCTCGATCTGGAGACCAAAGGTGTGCTTGGGGAGGGCATGACATTTACGCAGCAGGAGAAAGAGACCGTGCAACAGCAGCATTATCACTTCGGGGACGTAAGCGGCTCCCAAATCCAAATCGGTTCGAATAGCACCAACCAGACCCAGACAGATGGTGACATGGCAGCTCTCTCAGCATTGATTGAGTTACTGCGCGAAGCCATCCAGCAGGGACGCATGGAGGCTGATTTGCGCGAGGAGTTACAAGCAGAGCTGGCGACATTGCAGGCTCAGGCAGCGTCACCGAAGCCCAAGTGGGCCATCATCAAAGCGACCGCAGGAAGTATCAAAGCCGTATTGGAAAGCGCGTCAGGTGGTGTGCTTGCGATCCAAGCTCAGACGTATCTGAAGACACTGCTGGGATAGTTACATTATGTAGGGTATTGATTTATAGAGATAAACTTTCTATGTTTGGGCCTGTTTTTTGTAAATCGCTTAAACACTTTTAAAACTAACACCGCTATTGTGAAGACGTGGAGCTGCTAGTGTCAGCACGTGGAAAGAGGTCAGCGACCTCAATGCCGAGCGCGTCACTGATCTGATAGATCTTAGTCAGGGTAATGTTCTTCTCACCGCGCTCTATGTGGCCCATGTAACTGCGATCAATCCCAGACAGTGCAGCCATGCTTTCCTGGGATAGCCCTCTACTTTTACGAATCTCTCTGACCCTCTGGCCGAACGCCACCAGCTTCTCGTTCCGCATCTGTCCTGCTCCATCCAAAGGATGGAACTATCACGGGGCACTGGATACAATTCCACGGACTATGATTCCCATTTGGAGCGGCCTGGATGAAGTTGGAAATAATCACTGATGATGAGCAGGGCGCGCATATCTGCGGGGAATACTGGAGGCAGTCTGAAGACGGCGAGTTTGTCTTCAAAATTAGCGAAATAGCGACCGCTAATTCAATGAAAACACACGAGGTCAGTAAGTTCGTCGAACAGCATGCTTTCGTATGGCTGGAAGATATCTGCTGTGGTCGTTGCAGACAGCC from Halomonas sp. 7T harbors:
- a CDS encoding ThiF family adenylyltransferase yields the protein MIWWMTSNARLSSEKAKIAELEATVDWLQVFRWRINVDAAMCVDFQVINEDEVFIFQMVYPSVFPDAPPMVYTKDRTQISFHQYGADGEMCLEHRPDNWQPSVTGADMIISCQKLLLEERSAEGKVLFAHSAHVASLGRDMRSKHFRFLVTEHDIKILNALNEREPTSVFLSERSSSSVYISTLSHVGANEESALPSDFVFPEGRANDVGLVVRLVGVGSPSASNADELRALLESFELVDLCDSLLNSNSFSHLLIGDEESWSFFCIFGEINDRKVINYTTLRLPSEKQRLPDSSSSLSSKTVGLVGCGSIGSKVATSLCRSGVGSFFFIDEDIFFPGNVIRNELDLNDTGAHKAHALRDRLLRINPHMDIKAFRLSLGGQESANSMAGALESLGECDLLIDATAEPKAFNMIASVSTRQKKPMIWVEVFAGGIGGIVARARPDIDPVPLVARSQIEAWCHDQDVDWIRPEEVGRYDGRDGEGAPLIAEDAEISIMAGHATRFASDILARPEASVFPVSAYVVGFSSEWLFNEPFDTRPIDLRPDGEWGESADMLEPEALVQLLREHLPSEES
- a CDS encoding helix-turn-helix domain-containing protein, giving the protein MAALSGIDRSYMGHIERGEKNITLTKIYQISDALGIEVADLFPRADTSSSTSSQ
- a CDS encoding SAVED domain-containing protein, coding for MIKKLFENFVRKGTDWLFRVHSIEAIILKSAFGVLLAVFGVPPFVAFILRLILGAVPEEILSVQKTFTDIHILILAICSIAILIALGLIVYRVVSDAKNNFKKRVVVVEGRGLRDDDGSPLDQVVRKNTKGQIIPVLLDLRNRLDGKVIEPERALSEIYSVHRTILQHKKSAERSSLKVFYGGLTSVPYTFLTGVLLDDEGVIDLYDWDRTRENWRKLDEEDDGAEFSVNGVERVIHEEDVVIALAFSYAIDDKNLKSTFNYPTVRLTLDGMSSDAHWSREKQNRLAQQFFEVVKQLSEHDVKRIHLVLAAPNSVVFTFGRRYDKRNLPELIVYQYERGKKPAYPWGVLMPVAGVDNAQICYIDR
- a CDS encoding type ISP restriction/modification enzyme, translated to MEHHHQETKVIYNDKITIENMPEEAYSYFVNGKLALEWVMEHQAITTGKKSGIVNDTND
- a CDS encoding IS3 family transposase (programmed frameshift), encoding MNSPKRYSPEVRERAVRLVLEQQGEYPSKWAAICSIASKFGCTPETLRAWCKRSELTQENSSANLPENERLKQLERENVELKRANEILRKAAAFFGPGGARPQTQLMVLFIDEHRAQFGVESICSQLPIAPSTYYHHKALETDPERRADRYRQDAFLTAEIQRVWEENFCVYGARKVWRQLRREGVNVARCTVERLMRRLGIRGVVRGQRPFTTISDPGQKRAPDLVKRDFTAMRPNQLWVADFTYVATWSGFVYVAFVIDVYARCIVGWRVATSMKTGLVLDALEQALWARKHRQGLIHHSDRGSQYLSIRYTERMADEGIDASVGTTGDSYDNALAETIIGLFKTEVIHHRGPWKGRDAVEYATLEWVDWFNNRRLLEPIGNVPPAERERTYYRQLEESGEAA
- a CDS encoding Mov34/MPN/PAD-1 family protein yields the protein MQMLLPNDVLHKMRRHMIRAGRREIGGIIMGEEIGDQKFRIVDFSVDCKSGSHSNFVRDAEQHNQALAKFFEKTGADYRRYNYLGEWHTHPSYEVQPSLQDLNAMKGLVDGSGGVEFAVLLIARLKWCSQLEFSTSLFVRDHEPTPIGLVHEK